Within Primulina tabacum isolate GXHZ01 chromosome 5, ASM2559414v2, whole genome shotgun sequence, the genomic segment TTGTATTCATGAGTTGTGTCCAGGGAGAGATTGAACTAGGAATGCGCAACGAACCTCGGGtaagaaaaacaagtaaaatttcTTGGTCTAGACCGAGTCTGTCATCATTACATTTGGTGcatgaaattaattaaaaccAGTGTTTTTTCTTATCAGCTAGGTCTAGAAATGGAAATTATGAATAATATATTCCAGGTCATCGATTTCTCGCAACAAGCAGCATCAGCACTAGGCCCTCAACCAGCTGTGAATCAAAACCGACCCTCGTCGTCGTCGTCATCGTTAAGGTCATTATCGTTTGATAGCCCGGAACGATATTCACCTTTAATGTTCAATATTCCCACCTCTTCTTTGGTTCAAGAACCGCAAAGAGAAGCAATGATTCAAGAATACCACATTGAAAATGCTCTAAATTCGATTCCATTTTTGGCACCAAGCTTGCCATTTTCATCGTCTCACCATCAAGTCATCCAAGATGCAAgccaaattcaaaattttccaaTTACGACAGAGAGTGCAGATGCTGCCATGACAAAAGCCATTCTTGCTGTTTTATCTTCTTCTTCAACTTCTTCGCCCACTCAGAATATTGCACCAAATTTCAAAGTCAGTCCTGTAAGCCAAAATGCTACTCCATTTCAAAGGTATCGAATGGCTTTAGCCCCCGTTGCAGCTCGAAATCGTAAGAGTAGCATGTTTAGAAGATCTGTTGTTTTCTACAGAAGCTTGCATTCAAAAAGAAGTCGGGAGTTGGCTATTCAAGAAAATCGGCCTACCCCTGCTCAGTTGCACCACATGATTAACGAAAGGAAACGCCGCGAAAAGTTAAATGAAAGCTTTCAACTTCTAAGATCATTAATCCCTGTAGGAGCAAAGGTACGTCTGATTCAAGTAAAATAGAATTGTTTTCTTTTAACATATCATCAAATTCTGATTCCATCTCCAAATATGAACGAAAGGGTTTTTTCCTCTCTACAGAAGGATAAAGCTTCTGTTCTTACCAGCACTACGGAGTATCTAAGTTCATTGAAATCTAAAGTGGAAGAACTCAGCGAAAGAAACCAGATATTGGAGGGGCGGCTTTTGAATCGAAAAGAACCTATAATACAAGAATCTGTGGAGGGgccttcatcttcttcttcagttCAAGAAAGGGTAAATGTTGAAATGAATCGTGTTCCAGAATCGACATCAGACGCAAGAATCTTGGATTTGAGTGTTACAGTACGAGGAGAATGCAGAATGTTGGATTTGGTTAGTGGGATTCTGGAGTTCCTGAAACAGCAAAGGAATCTTACCTTGATGTCTATTGAATCAAACGCAAGAATGGCGGAATCAGATTCGGTGCATGGCTTGGTTCTGAGACTGAGAATTGAGGTACGTCGATTATTATTTTGTGAATTTGGTGGCTTATTGCATGGCTTATAATTCATAAATGTGATGCAATATATAATAGTAATGATTAATGTATTATAACACTAAATTACTTATCATATTATAATAAACATCATTTTTActatacaaaaaataaaaaatattaataatgttGCTAAAAAAGCttggataaaaaattaaataaacatcaaataattaaaaatcatgTTGCTAAAAAGGCTTGGATAAAAAATTAATCCAACCGGGGTTATCACAAATTCTTAGCCGGCGGCaccattaaaataaaatccGAGAAAGAAATTACTTGGAACTTCTCAATCATTTGACTGCTAAAATATTATTGAGATGAAACCATAAAGATATCAAAGTTGAGAATTTCTTATTTGATTTTCTTGTCCTTAGGGAGATGAATTTGACGAGTCTAATTTCCAAGAAGCCGTGAGAAGGGTTGTTGATGACTCCACACATTGACAAAGTTATCCCCTAATATTCTATATTTAGGTACATGTCCATATCAACACAAACACACagacatatatataattatatatatatatatacatacaaggTTAAACAATGTTCTACTCAAATTATGAAGGTTCTGATATAAAATCTGATATTTTCTGGTATATTAAGTATAAATAGCGCTATAATCCAGCATtccaataaaaaaaaagaattctTTTTTACCAAAATTAATCAGCTGTGGAAAATCTTGGTAGCCAACTCTTTTTTGATAGGCATATACCAGAAAATATCAGATTTTATATAGAGACttcaatttattaataatttcagtaagaaattttatatttaacttTGTAATTTGTCTTATCAGAAATTTATCTAGCTAGCTCGTGTGTACCATTTAAATAATCTAGCTTCAAAGTTACATGGGGGTATATACAAATAATCTTgtctttttttatattttatctaTATCTCTATATATActctatatttaatttaacaaataaattatatcaccgattaatttaaaatattttataataaaaaattcataatctagactaaaaagaaaaaagatacAAAAGGGTGATTCTCGACTATTATCTATTAAACGTTTCTGTGTACTAATATATATTAAAGCATCGTACTGTATATAACTTAggttaaaaaaaactattttttgaTTAATAAAATGTAAATATTATCAAAACAATGCAATATAGTTTTAGAAACTTCAATCACGATAATTTTACATTATAGTCCCAATGTTGAGATaattgtatttatatatataacttaTTTAGGATAtggaatttcaatttttttaatataaatgtaACATCACGTCTTTAATTGACTCATCAAATTATCTCAAgcagaaaatattaaaatgtttatttatataataagaTCTGCAGTTACATGAATCAAGATTACTATTTTAGAATAGATTGTTAAATAatcttataataatatataatcacCATATATGTTATTTTCATTAGTtcgaaaaattataatttcatct encodes:
- the LOC142544597 gene encoding putative transcription factor bHLH041 isoform X1, whose product is MDSIFLFDKRDRSSFLLRMIQSVGSCYICLWSFPPQSYNFLSFLDGIYQEISSQQQSSSSRSLARRLFDAYSQSMNYMDTGRIPGFAFMNHVPYVELKEHDFQRMASSKAQLDFYQEAGIKTVVFMSCVQGEIELGMRNEPRLGLEMEIMNNIFQVIDFSQQAASALGPQPAVNQNRPSSSSSSLRSLSFDSPERYSPLMFNIPTSSLVQEPQREAMIQEYHIENALNSIPFLAPSLPFSSSHHQVIQDASQIQNFPITTESADAAMTKAILAVLSSSSTSSPTQNIAPNFKVSPVSQNATPFQRYRMALAPVAARNRKSSMFRRSVVFYRSLHSKRSRELAIQENRPTPAQLHHMINERKRREKLNESFQLLRSLIPVGAKKDKASVLTSTTEYLSSLKSKVEELSERNQILEGRLLNRKEPIIQESVEGPSSSSSVQERVNVEMNRVPESTSDARILDLSVTVRGECRMLDLVSGILEFLKQQRNLTLMSIESNARMAESDSVHGLVLRLRIEGDEFDESNFQEAVRRVVDDSTH
- the LOC142544597 gene encoding putative transcription factor bHLH041 isoform X2; its protein translation is MDSIFLFDKRDSFLSFLDGIYQEISSQQQSSSSRSLARRLFDAYSQSMNYMDTGRIPGFAFMNHVPYVELKEHDFQRMASSKAQLDFYQEAGIKTVVFMSCVQGEIELGMRNEPRLGLEMEIMNNIFQVIDFSQQAASALGPQPAVNQNRPSSSSSSLRSLSFDSPERYSPLMFNIPTSSLVQEPQREAMIQEYHIENALNSIPFLAPSLPFSSSHHQVIQDASQIQNFPITTESADAAMTKAILAVLSSSSTSSPTQNIAPNFKVSPVSQNATPFQRYRMALAPVAARNRKSSMFRRSVVFYRSLHSKRSRELAIQENRPTPAQLHHMINERKRREKLNESFQLLRSLIPVGAKKDKASVLTSTTEYLSSLKSKVEELSERNQILEGRLLNRKEPIIQESVEGPSSSSSVQERVNVEMNRVPESTSDARILDLSVTVRGECRMLDLVSGILEFLKQQRNLTLMSIESNARMAESDSVHGLVLRLRIEGDEFDESNFQEAVRRVVDDSTH